The region ttgattttagcattggtgaaaaacaaataataatgttgaattattgtaatattacaatgttgatattgtgttgatatcatgttgatgttatgttgatatttagttgattttagcattaacAAAAAAGATCACATTgtacgtgaaataaaataaaaaaattaaattaaattgaaaaaatgatgaaaaaaataaaaataagtatgaaaaaaatttaaaaatttaaattagttagtttattaaatgttgttgatattgtgttgattttgtgttgatataaaaaataacgaaaaatatcaacaattaaaaaaagtcaaaattcaaaaaagtcaaaaataaataaaaaaataaaaaaatttaaaatttaaatatgtcatatatattaattgcagaaatataatggtgaaaaaataaattaaaaataataaaaaaaatgttgaaaaataaaGGTTAATATAGAAAGTaaagtttttcaaaaagtagcataaaaagaaaataaagttggtatgaaaaataaagatttaaaaagagtagtaaaaaagtaaatattagagaaaaaacagtattttatataaaaagcccattTTACAGACAGgttcaaacttttattttttctagAATTTTTCATGTAAGGGCAAAAATTTAGCCTTAACTAACATATATAAAGGTAAAGGCCGATTTTTAGCAGAACATATGAAGCTCAATTCGGATTCCGGCCTGACTTAggcttttataaaaaaaacaaaaaaaaactcgaCCAATCCAGCTTGAATTCCCATGAGCATGTCTAGAAGCAGGTAAACAAAAATagtttactaattttttttttttcatttaaatgtttattaaaaaataattaaaaaaataattgtgtattttaaattttaatgaaaatagGTGGAGTAttgctttttttatttaaacttcaactttagttttattttaagatttttaaatttttatttttattatattcaaCTCCTTGACAGATGAAAtaaattatcatataatatagCAACCATTGAACTAATCACATAGCATATTTTATTGGCATATTTCTAATGTtacttttaagaaattaaaaataatttatccactaaatttataataaagtaaatttgaaaaattaattattaattatttggtGGTGTAATTTGCATTTAAATCTTTGTCAATATTATTAaaagttttgaaaaataaaagttaagttAGCCGACTTTACAAAACTAAAGTTGAAAAATCTACTTATAAAAGCGATGacaatttaattttgtaattttataatttatatgtttgTAATGCACACTTCTAAATTTTTGTTAGTTAAGGATCCATGAATCAATGTATAGTTTATGTATTTCTAATAATAAAgtagtaaaaattattattattatttctattttaaagaaatattatcttattttttagattattattttgtaagaAATACATGCATCTTAAATTGTAACagattgaattttttaattaatttattagacAACTTAATCTAATATTTCAggatatttataattaaaatattgatatttaatgattttttattgAGGAGTTAATTGAGGGAGTCAATTAAGTAAATAATTAGAGTTAAGATAGATCAACTCATAAACAATTCTCAACagatttatccaaaaaaaaacaattctcAACAGCCTTTCATTATTTAATGAAGCTACTTTTAGGTAGGAATctaatttaatgaaaataaagtTTGAGGACTTAGTTGTAAAAATAGTAAAGATTTAGGGACTCGTTATGGATTTTGCCATACAGAACAGGGTCAATTTTTTGTAAGACCCCACAATCACAAGTTGTCtcttttttgtttgttattttaaatggtTTACGTCAGGGAGAATGAAAGCTTCTACATTATATGGCATAGTATTATGATCGAGTCATGAGTTTTTCTTCTgttcattataaaaattaatgtatGAATATTgacatttttgtttgattaatagagattattttttcaatttgttccTGGGTTTTTTTTTAGAGATAGAAGCTGAAATGTCAGCCAATACAAAAAGATATATACACCAATAAGTATATACTATCTCAATTGGTATTAGTCAATACAAGTTTCAAAcaaaatatttgttaaaaaaaatgaacgctaaaattaaaaaaaagtaaaattataaactataaatatttgtCTACTACAAGAAGCAAAACAAAGTCAACGATTTAAATGTATTAAACCTATATATTATGAACTGAACCTATAAAAAATAAGCTTGCACCATGAAATACAACCACAAGCAGCAGCAGGAGATATCAGACATCGGCTGGAGATATCGGACATTAGTAGCGTAACGACAAAACATCAGCTAAAACCGAAAGCAAAACAGAAACAGAAACTAGAAACATAAACCAGCAAAAACAACAGCAAAAGCATAAATAACAACAGTACCAAATGACAATAATAAACTTTAATGTTATTAGAGTTGAATCTGAAACTATTATATGTTACTTttctctttgaagttttgaaaataaaaataataacaagGTTAAAACATAAGAAAAATAGTAGGCTATTATAAGTGGTCTAAAAAATGATTATTCTAGATGTCATTTATCATATTCAGCCTCTTTGACTCATAATGCAATTTTACTATGGACATGAGGCAAATTCCAGAGAATCAAATCATATATCAAATAACACCGCAATAAACATGAAACATTAAGAATATATGCTCACTAAGGCTCAAAAGTCTCACAAAGAGGAGTGTATGTACCATGTAATTCACCATAACAAAACATGTCACAATTActcaaaacttataaaaatatcaaaattgcTTATATCATGAATCACATGCAAAGTTCACACTAGTTATTAGAAAGAAAGCATTTTCCTAAACTTATAATTTCACCTTGGTCTTATTGAttcatttcaaataaaataaaaaattatcgcTCGATTGTCATTCTCAAATTGTTATTCACAAATAAAAGCAAATTTTAACTAACTCATCGaatatgaaaaaagaaaatattaaaatactaaCAATTCTGACATCGTAATCAACATAGTATTAGCACTAAcagagaataaaaaaatataaacttgaACATAGCCAATAATCAAAAATACAACCAAATAAAGATAAATACCAACCAATAAAGCGAAAACATATCCGCCAAGTTACAGCAacataaacaagacagcaaagATATGacaacataaaacataaaacacaaaCATAAAAGCATAAAATTTTCTTACCACTCTCACACTAAATCATACATACATTGTCCCAAATGcaccaaaagaaaaataaaagaaaactgaaaaataaagtGAAAGGGTGAAAAAGAAAAACTATAATCGTCCTCCGTTGATGGTGGATTGAGGGATAGATAGTCTCATGGGCGCGTGGCGTATATAGTCCCTTATCATCTTCTCGTGGTATTTCTGAAAGCGTCACATCAACAATTGTCTCTCCTTTATGTCCGCCATACGCAACTTCCAACCCGCTGTTCTTAACTGCTATATCCGAACCTCCTCAGCTGGAAGTCTCTTAAAAGCATGTAGCATCTTGAAtgacataatttatataatggATTTGTTTTCGATGAATACTATTGAGGTCGGTTTCCTATTGAAGTGAGCCTTTATGTATAAAGGCTTAATGTGTCTCACCATTGCCTTAGCTGATTTGTTAAAAATCACTCTCTTTAGCCCTCCATCGGTTGCCTCATGAATGGTGACCTAACTACGACACATGTTTCCTTGGGGTTATGATACCTCTTTTTTACGGACCTTTTCAGCCTCTTGCTGagattatttgaaatttttagctACACGCTCCGATCACTTAAAATCTGTAAGAAAAATTAAAGTGAAGCAGCACATATGATTGGAATTTCTATCTCATCCATTTTGTTGAGTTTCTTTGGTATATGTTCCTCCTCGGATTCCGTGTCACTATAAtcttttgaatttcttttaaaccttgcactttttttttaGGAAAGGGTCTGTCTTGATCTTTTTGAAGGGGATCATGTTCCATGTCCATCTTCACGCCATCTCCTTCATTACTTTGTTCAACCTCTTCTTCCATGTTGTTGGAAGTTTCTTGAGTTAGAGGTGGTGTCTTTTTATAGAATTTTCTTTGTTGATTCCATAAAGTACATgctcttgtttttttttctaaacgCATCTATTTGTCTCTAACAATGACATTTTTGGGTTCTCGTTAAAGTGGGGGAAACTTTCTGCGATAATATTTTTGCCATTGGCGGCTAGGAGGAACCACTGattgaacaaaaaatataaGTTGGCCTCATTGAAATTTGGAAGTTTGAGGTCTTCCTCTCTCCTCTAGACATAGGCTTTCTTCCTTGGATAATTATAATTCATGTGTCGTCTTGATTGGGATAAAGGTCCATTTTGATATTCCAAAGCAACACCATCAGTAGAAATAAAATGACTACGAATTTTAGGTCTCCAAACCTATTTCTTCTTGACGTTTTTGTGCGTTAACCTCATTCCTCCACGTTAGGATTTCTCAACGTGTTTCTCCCTGATTTTGAGCTTTCTTTAGATGTCCAAGACATAAATCAAACTCAGTGAGCTCGCTTGCGTTGACAGTAGCTATGATAGAAAAAGGGTGCTTGTGTATCACCATTTCTTCCTTTTTCTCTGGGAACTTTAGTATCCCTTTACTAATGCGGTCCTGTACAATATTTTTGAGCCCCCAACAAGAGTTTGTTGAATAATtccaagatttatgaaaattttagtattgtttctccttaatttctttttaaaggCATTTTGTAATTAGGACGAAGAGTAATTAACTTTTCTTTCAATAGAAAatcaaagattttttttttagtttttgctACTTGAAACGTATAAAAAGGTTGAGCATTATAGGTTTACTGCTTCCTCCATGGATTTGAGACTTTCTTGATCAGCATAGGACATGTACATGAACCCGTAGTAATGATATCAGCCACCACAGTTTCATATTTTCCAACCTCTTGGTAATACGTAGTGGCCACTTTCTTCTTGTGGCTCTCTTCTCgtaagattttttttcatattctgATACCTTGGTGGCTAACTCATAAAAGTCTTTAAACTTCATTCCTTAAAATTTCTTATACAGTTCACTATCTAGACCGCATTGTGCTACCTTGACATAACGGCCCGTTTATGGAAAGATGATTTTACATCTGCTCCTCATCCTTTTAAACCGGTATATGTATACATCGACATTTTCTTCACTCTTTTACGTGGTTCTAGACAACTCAACAATGCATACCTCTAGTTTGGCTAGATGAAATTGAGTGTGAAAAGGACACTCCATCCTGGCCATGTGAGCACTGAATCCCTAGTTAAAGTGGCATACCACGTAAAAGTTTTTATATTAGAGAATTTGGAAACAACTTTAATTTAGAGTTAGCAATAATATCTAGGTTGGCCAATACTCCATATTGAAATAAGAATTTTGCCACATGTTCAATGGTGGATTGGCCATATTCTctggaaaataaagaaaaacttGAGATTTTATGTCATTTAGGATAAGAATTTTTCTTGTCAATGAAGTCCTGATGGCTTGTGGAATTGAGGTCGGTCGACTTGTCTCAAGTCTGGTCCATACAAATCATGTACCGCTTCTTTTACTACCTCCATATCTAGTGACCTCCCCTAAGGTTGAGGCTGCACTATTTGAGGTTGGATCCTCCCTACATGTATATGATTACCCCCGAAGCCCTAGAGTTAAACTATAGGTTGACTCTTGCTAATTAGCAAAAGTAATATACCCACTATCtgctttataaaattgtttggGTTTTGTCGGTCTATTTGATAACCTATTTTGGTAGAATTAATTTGCACAAGTTTCTCCCTTTTTTTGTGGTAGAATGTATGTTTCATCAAGAGCGGATGAAGTTGAAAGTTGAATATGACTCGTATCCCCAACCTCTTGGACTCCTACAAATGAGTACCCACCGAACTTGTGGTTGACTCCACGTTTAGTCTTGTTAACGGCCTCTGATACAACTTCATCTTTTTAAGACAAAAATATGAACTCAACTATCAACTTAACCATATTGTGTTCCATATTCTGGCCATTTCGACTTGTTTTTGGTTCATTTCAACCATTGATTTTGATAACGTTTAGAGCGCCTTCGCCGACCTTGGTTCAGAGTTTCGCCATGCTGGTGTCCAGTGCGCTTCAAATCTACGCAATAGGTCTGAACTTGTCTCTTCGTGAATTTGCCCATGAAGAGGCGAGTTCTCCCTCTCAATGTTCTCGACCATATGAGCCACAGAGCCTTCATGTCCTATATTTGTAGTAGTAGGACCATCCATCGTATCCTAAGATACAATCacatccttttctttttcactCGAGTTCTCGGCATAACTCAAGCGTCACACTGGACGTGCCAAATTATTATGTCTTTTGGAGAGAAATACCAGTTCATGCAAATTGCGGGCGTGCTAGGAaacaaattttgattataaGCGTGTGATCTTGACTTCAATCAAGAAATTTGCGAGCTTGGTTAACCTTACACAAGTACTTCAAAATATGGCAAATAGTTGAGAATTGAATgttaaaagagaattgaattcaaactcataaaattgaaaatttgattGTGAGTTTTTAATGTTTCCTTGATCTTCCTTTAATACCAGCTACAGTGGCAGTTGAAATCTCAAACAACCTACGACAGTTACTACTCTAGCTTCAAGCAAAGTTCAATACAATTTccatctttattattataattgttGTACATGTTTAAGTTTTCAACCTCAATAAATTTAACTTTCCACATATCTAGCCTTCTACATGCTTTTAATGgcctatttttttctaatttcttgatggagtctgccttttGATCCGGTTTGTAATCTGCAAAACATGGTAGAAGCTAATCTGACGGTTTTGGTCCGGAtaactctctgatgctaaagtcagtttaggcttaagtatcgttttgagtatatgaatgtaattgtgtttttagacatacctcaaactctttatatagtagtttaGAGAATACCTAGTAGACTTcgaataggaaagtgattcctatttaataGGGATTGAGCTTGAATAGAAAAGAGAATCCTTATTCAAGAGAAAGTCTTGTTCAAGAATATTTCCCTGAATAaacttatcttcctaagttggagtttatatccaaataggaaagatattCTGTTAGATCTGATCTTTAGGCGAATCCCTCAAGCGATGCGTTTTCTCTGAGTCCTCGGGAATTCCGGCTTATCCTGGGAATTCAGATGATTCTTCATTTGATCTTCAGACATGGCGAATCTCATAAGCCACCGATATTATCAGATTCTTATATTTTAGGCGAGAACTGATATTCTCCCAGAGGTTGCAACTTTTGCGACTCGGTTCCATTAGTTATAATAGGATTCGGTTTCCATCATTTCCAATGCACAATTTGCTCAAATAATTTCCACgttttttattaaactagttcACTTaagtgtttcacacgtggctcatAGTGTGACTTGTCAagtattatattaatatttaattaataattatttctataCTTATAATTGTatttaggctaataatcacccatggcacctcaactatAAGGGTACggacgctaaaccccctgatgtttaaaaacgggcgctaaaccccctgatctttgtggggccgctcactaaaccccttttggacaaaatatgaccaaaatacccctggcgccgtttttcctggtcaactgacttttttttcaaaaaaaaaataaataaatagtgctgccacgtcagctgccacgtcaccaaactaccctaaaaaattaaaatacctaaaatacccctaatttaatttagaaaagacaaaaacaaaacaaatcaacccacttttaaccatttaattaaCCAACCCAACCGCCAACACCACccaaccaccgccgccaccgccGCCACCGCCGCCACCGCCGGACCAGAAAATTTtgcggtcatcttctccgagatgaccggaaaattttccggtcatcgtGGAAGAACAGACGACGctgttcttccacgaagaacagatccaaggtctgttcttcgtggaagaacagGCCTGGGATCACGAAGAACAGACCGGCCGGAAAATGTTTCGTCCATGGCGGTGGTCGGACGTGGTGGCCGGAGAGCGGTGGGGTGGTGGTTCGGGTGAAAGTGGTTTGGTTGGATGTTATTGGGTTGATTTGATTGGGTTGGgtgttttaggggtattttaggtgttttaattttttagggtagtttggtgacgtggcagcactatttatttttttttttgaaaaaaaagtcagttgaccaggaaaaacggcgccaggggtattttggtcatatttcgtccaaaaggggtttagtgagcgccgccacaaagatcagggggtttagcgcccgtttttaaacatcagggatttagcgcccgtacccctaaaattgaggtgccatgggtgattattagccttgTATCTAAGTATAAAATGtcaattcataaaaaaagtataaaatgtcaaaaataattaattagaaatagtttaccttatttatagagaatataaataaaaaatatcaaataataattaaattagtaatttattaaaaatagtatatcTTCATTCAAATTTCATATgattaaatagtaattaaaataaaaattattaaatatttaaaatagtctattttaattattactatatataattaCTTTGACATGatattataaatagtttattttaattaatattttaattttaataattattttaatagatttttaatttataataatattttataagtaaaaaaaatattaacgtAGATGTGTATGTCTCCTTTTTCCGTATTTTTATAtagtataaatttataatttatagttaTGGACTTTTATCTTGACTATGGGCTTTTGTTGGAAATAGGTCATTTAGTGGAGAAGGGCCTTTAGGGGAAGTGGGCTAATATGAGACAACAATgatttattagtaataattttaaaataaaattaaaaatgtaaaagttatttaataaatctaaaattaataattttaatttttcatttaaagtaatttttaactatttaactgaatttggattttatttatatagtcAAATCATAAGTTGTTATCAAAtatcaataaataaacacaCTATACTTTTGACTAAAAACAGTTTTAATAcataattaacaaaattgatcgaaactaattaaataattaaaagatagcCCACAGATTTAGAGTCAGGTGTGTGTTGCATTGTCCTATTCTGTGATGTTTATCCaaaactaaacaaatcaaattaataaagtagACAAGAGTGAGTGAGGTGAATGAATGGATAAATAGTAAGATAATACTATAGTACTatgaaatattaatataaacttaTCATCACCTTTCACTGTCACTTTGTCTCAACTTCAACAACTAGTTTTTGTTCTTCTTCTAGGGCTTCTTcatctctcttcttcttctcagTTGCAGCATCTTTGTTCTTGGGATTCTTTGTTTTCAGTTTCTTGCTTCAGTTCTCCAAATCAggtatctttaatttttatagtttctttttatttgttctttcattaggtttatatttaatattcttGATCATGGTATTATTGTTCTTGATGTTGTTGttcatgatgatgatgatgatcaaGATTTATGTTTTAGTTGATGGGAAATCTtgaaaaatatttcacctttttttttgcttatttttgtaacctttttttagatcttttccctttttattttgtattttcacttcttgtttttctttctaTGTGACCCTATTTATGCTCTTGACTTTCTagtaaatgtatttttttttgtttttctaattcCTTGAACTGATTTTCAACATTTCAAAGACTTTGACTTTAGTAACAAATTTATCTGTTTTAGTACTAATGCATAactttgtattatttttatgctaTAGAGACCAGGATTcacttttttgtttgtttatttgatCTGCTATTTAATTTCAGGGAAAGATGCAAAGGGTTGCTAATACATTCATGAGCCGTGGAAATGTAGTCAAAAATGCAGTTTTGCAACATGTCCGTGTTAATGTTGCTGTTCCATTATTAAGGCCTGTTGTTTTTTCAAGATTTGAATCTGTGTCATCGGCCCGAATGGAAGAGCAAAGCTTTGAAAGCACTACTATTGCTGACATTTTGAAAGCAAAAGGCAAAAGTGCTGATGGTTCTTGGCTTTGGTGTACTACTGATGACTCTGTGTATGACGCCGTCAAATCGGTATGAATCTTCCGCTATTACTATTTAGTTGTTGTTGTGGTCGATTAGAAGAATTCGTTACAACCGGATTTGTGTTCTGAGTGATATTTGTTCTGATTAGAGTAATTTTCTTGCAGATGACTCAGCACAATGTTGGAGCTTTGGTGGTGGTGAAACCTGGAGAGCAGAATACTATTGCTGGAATTATCACAGAGAGAGGTACTTTGAATTATTAAAGTGTCTAGTAAATAAGAAATATAtgtgaatttaaaaattttaacaTCTAAAGCATGATTGCCGTTTGCATCTTTTGTGATCAATTTAGTAGTTCCAATAGCAATTGGTAAGACAGCTCTATGATATTCTTAAATATGAATTGTCCTTCAGCGTTATCACTGCACTCGATTTTCATTCTAGAAGTGTTTATAACttgtatgtttatattatacTCTCGTTACCGTACATTTTCTTCACGGATGGTTTGTTTTGCTATGTTGCATACTAATTTAGTTTTCCTTGCGGATCAGTGAATGTGTATTTCACATGATCCAATTCTCATTTTCTGGTATCTTGTCTTTTGTTTCTAGTCCATTTCGGAAGGAAATGATAGATGAACTGCAGAACCCCAAAATACGGCAGTTATCTTTTGTTTTTCGTAGTTTTAAGGTTCTGCAACTATAATCGATCAAGTATCAACTCATATTGGCATATTAGAGGCCTAACACATGAAGTAATCCAATAGTTGTAGCTGATAATCACCGAACTTAGGTCAGCTGtgaccttttttatttttcctaaGCACTCATCACTATAGTTTTCATAAACTGAAATCCAATTGTATTCTGTTAGAAGCAGAGGCAGTCAGCTACTAGCTCAGGGCTGCCTATGATGCGGTCCCTATAGAATTTTGAGATGAGGGTAGAAAGGCAGGTGGAATTAATAAATGATAACTTCTCTCTCATGCACACATGGAGCACTTGTTCATCTAATTCCGACAATTAAAATTTGGATATATACCGAgaatatatttcatttaaaacaAGTTATGAGAATAATGATCTACTGCTTTGCTTTTGtccatttgataaatttttatgcCTTTTGTTTTCTGGTGGTGCAATTGTATTCCCAAACGatgaatttcaaaatattactGTTAATTATGTTTACAACTTGTAGATTATCTGAGGAAGATCATAGTACAAGGAAGATCATCCAAGTCAACTAAGGTTGGGGATATTATGACCGAAGAGGTAAAATGCTGTCGACTTTCTAAGAGTTTCATAATTTTGGCTTCCATCTCCATAGCAAGCATGCAAATTGAGATTTATGTAAATGTATATGGTTGTTGCAGAATAAGCTTATCACGGTCACTCCTGATACTAAAGTTCTGCGAGCTATGCAACTGATGACAGGTATTACGCCATGTTCATCTACACCTGACATTTTTAGTTGCCAGCTCCATTCAATTCTTATATCTTTATTCGACAGAAATTTCTCAAATCTTATCATTTGAGATTTCGTTTCTGTTTCTTGAAATGT is a window of Mercurialis annua linkage group LG2, ddMerAnnu1.2, whole genome shotgun sequence DNA encoding:
- the LOC126669921 gene encoding CBS domain-containing protein CBSX3, mitochondrial encodes the protein MQRVANTFMSRGNVVKNAVLQHVRVNVAVPLLRPVVFSRFESVSSARMEEQSFESTTIADILKAKGKSADGSWLWCTTDDSVYDAVKSMTQHNVGALVVVKPGEQNTIAGIITERDYLRKIIVQGRSSKSTKVGDIMTEENKLITVTPDTKVLRAMQLMTDNRIRHIPVIHDKDMMGMVSIGDVVRAVVAEHREELDRLNAYIQGGY